One region of Oryza sativa Japonica Group chromosome 10, ASM3414082v1 genomic DNA includes:
- the LOC4348807 gene encoding uncharacterized protein, producing the protein MEEGSNYYLVRKGEMVAVYKSLNDCQAQICSSVSGPAASAYKGNSWSREKEEYLSSRGLSNATYVINAAELREDLFGTLIPCTFQEITVSSSNQSALNHTGVLNNTRYQPGAQSVDLNYDAVGSGQASAEHYSQRINQGYSVRGQAFNRLESRPSSSSHFSPNNLDQSGTVDAQPLSKQYMVCLLHFDGASKGNPGKAGAGAVLMTEDGRVISRLREGLGIVTNNVAEYRGLILGLRYAIRHGFKKIIVYGDSQLVCYQVKGTWQTKNQNMMELCKEVRKLKENFVSFEINHIRREWNAEADRQANIAITLSSGVVSEERGDG; encoded by the exons ATGGAAGAGGGCAGCAACTATTATCTTGTCAGGAAGGGGGAGATGGTAGCTGTTTACAAATCTTTAAATGATTGCCAGGCTCAAATTTGCTCATCG GTATCTGGTCCTGCTGCAAGTGCCTACAAGGGTAACTCTTGGAGCAGAGAAAAGGAGGAATACCTCTCTTCGCGTGGGTTAAGTAATGCTACATATGTAATCAATGCAGCTGAACTTAGGGAAGATCTATTTGGTACCCTTATCCCCTGTACTTTTCAG GAGATAACTGTTTCTAGTTCAAATCAATCAGCTCTAAATCATACAGGTGTCCTTAACAATACAAGATATCAGCCTGGGGCACAATCCGTGGATCTGAACTAC GATGCCGTGGGATCTGGTCAAGCCTCAGCTGAGCACTATAGCCAGCGTATTAACCAAGGCTACTCTGTTCGGGGACAAGCATTTAACAGGCTG GAATCAAGACCTAGTTCTTCCAGCCATTTCTCACCGAATAATCTTGATCAGAGTGGAACTGTTGATGCACAACCTCTCTCGAAACAATAT ATGGTATGCTTACTTCACTTCGATGGTGCATCGAAAGGAAATCCAGGAAAAGCGGGTGCTGGGGCTGTGCTTATGACTGAAGATGGGAGAGTG ATATCTCGACTTCGCGAGGGTCTTGGTATTGTTACCAATAATGTTGCTGAATACCGGGGCCTGATCTTAGGATTGAGATATGCTATTAGGCATGGTTTCAAGAAAATCATAGTATATGGCGACTCTCAACTAGTCTGTTATCAG GTGAAAGGTACATGGCAAACGAAGAACCAGAACATGATGGAACTGTGCAAGGAAGTGAGAAAGCTCAAAGAAAACTTCGTCTCATTTGAGATCAACCACATTCGACGG GAATGGAATGCCGAGGCAGATCGCCAAGCAAACATAGCTATTACTCTTTCCA GTGGTGTGGTCTCTGAGGAGCGTGGCGATGGCTAG
- the LOC9267195 gene encoding xyloglucan galactosyltransferase KATAMARI1 homolog, translated as MKPPPTAAATSDSDGGGGGGGGLIRPSRICYMAILSAVFWFLVFSLLSGMPGGGDLSSVLFRPSSLSLPLLNSFTFDQNPSPEQQPPPAPAPAEDRCAGRYIYMYDMPARFNEELLRDCRALRPWTAEGMCRYVANGGMGEPMGGDGGGIFSERGWFDTDQFVLDIIFHGRMKRYGCLTGDPAAAAAVFVPFYGSCDLGRHIFHRNASVKDALSEDLVGWLTRRSEWRAMGGRDHFFVAGRTTWDFRRERDEGWEWGSKLLNYPAVQNMTAILVEASPWSRNNLAVPYPTYFHPETAADVAAWQRRVRAAARPWLFSFAGGPRKGNGTIRADIIRQCGASSRCNLFHCHGAAASGCNAPGAVMRVFESSRFCLEPRGDTMTRRSTFDAILAGCIPVFFHPGSAYTQYTLHLPPERGGWSVLIPHADVTGRNVSIEETLAAISPEKVRSMREEVIRLIPTVVYADTRSSRVDFRDAFDVAVDAVVGRVARRRRDEPDARR; from the coding sequence ATGaagccgccgcccaccgccgccgctacctcggattccgacggcggcggcggcggcggcggtggcctgaTCCGGCCGTCGCGGATATGCTACATGGCCATCCTCTCCGCCGTCTTCTGGTTCTTggtcttctccctcctctccggcatgccgggcggcggcgacctgtcGTCCGTGCTGTTCAGGCCGTCGTCGCTGTCGCTCCCGCTCCTGAACAGCTTCACGTTCGACCAGAACCCTTCGccggagcagcagccgccgccggcgccggcgccggcggaggatcGCTGCGCCGGGAGGTACATCTACATGTACGACATGCCGGCGAGGTTCAACGAGGAGCTCCTCCGCGACTGCCGCGCGCTCCGGCCGTGGACGGCGGAGGGGATGTGCCGGTACGTGGCGAACGGCGGGATGGGCGAGCCGatgggcggcgatggcggcggcataTTCTCCGAGCGCGGCTGGTTCGACACCGACCAGTTCGTGCTCGACATCATCTTCCATGGGAGGATGAAGCGGTACGGCTGCCTGACcggcgaccccgccgccgccgccgcggtgttCGTCCCGTTCTACGGCAGCTGCGACCTCGGGAGGCACATCTTCCACCGGAACGCGTCGGTGAAGGACGCGCTCTCCGAGGACCTCGTCGGGTGGCTCACGCGGCGGTCGGAGTGGCGCGCCATGGGCGGCCGCGACCacttcttcgtcgccggccgcaccaCCTGGGACTTCCGGCGAGAACGCGACGAGGGCTGGGAGTGGGGGAGCAAGCTGCTCAACTACCCCGCCGTCCAGAACATGACGGCGATCCTCGTCGAGGCGAGCCCGTGGAGCCGGAACAACCTCGCCGTCCCATACCCGACCTACTTCCACCCGGagaccgccgccgacgtcgccgcgtGGCAGCGCcgcgtgcgcgcggcggcgcggccgtggcTCTTCTCCTTCGCCGGCGGGCCGCGCAAGGGCAACGGCACCATCCGCGCCGACATCATCCGGCAGTGCGGCGCGTCGAGCCGCTGCAACCTCTTCCACtgccacggcgcggcggcgagcgggtgcAACGCCCCCGGCGCCGTCATGCGCGTGTTCGAGAGCTCCCGCTTCTGCCTCGAGCCACGGGGGGACACCATGACGCGGCGCTCGACGTTCGacgccatcctcgccggctGCATCCCGGTGTTCTTCCACCCCGGGTCGGCCTACACCCAGTACACGCTGCACCTCCCGCCGGAACGCGGCGGGTGGTCGGTGCTCATCCCCCACGCCGACGTGACCGGCCGGAACGTGAGCATCGAGGAGACGCTGGCGGCGATCTCGCCGGAGAAGGTGAGGAGCATGCGGGAGGAGGTGATCCGGCTCATCCCGACGGTGGTGTACGCCGACACGAGGTCGAGCCGCGTCGACTTCAGGGACGCGTtcgacgtcgccgtcgacgccgtcgtcggccgggtggcgaggcggcggcgcgacgagccCGACGCCCGGAGGTGA
- the LOC4348808 gene encoding xyloglucan galactosyltransferase KATAMARI1 homolog: MAASVVSDKSSGGASLLRPSRVLFLAVLSTAFWSVIFYAHHSAVQGNATMASVLLRPSSFSRPLLTSFRLIGGGLDRCAGRRVYMYELPPRFNAELVRDCRLYSRSMDVCKLVVNDGFGPALPGGGALPERDVYDTDQYMLALIYHARMRRYECLTGDAAAADAVFVPFYAGFDAAMNLMKSDLAARDALPRQLAEWLVRRPEWRAMGGRDHFMVAARPVWDFYRGGDDGWGNALLTYPAIRNTTVLTVEANPWRGIDFGVPFPSHFHPTSDADVLRWQDRMRRRGRRWLWAFAGAPRPGSTKTVRAQIIEQCTASPSCTHFGSSPGHYNSPGRIMELLESAAFCVQPRGDSYTRKSTFDSMLAGCIPVFLHPASAYTQYTWHLPRDYRSYSVFVPHTDVVAGGRNASIEAALRRIPAATVARMREEVIRLIPRITYRDPAATLVTFRDAFDVAVDAVLDRVARRRRAAAEGREYVDVFDGHDSWKHNLLDDGQTQIGPHEFDPYL, encoded by the coding sequence ATGGCGGCGAGTGTCGTGTCCGACAAGTCCAGCGGCGGAGCGAGCTTGCTCCGGCCGTCGCGGGTCTTGTTCCTCGCCGTGCTCTCGACGGCGTTCTGGTCGGTGATATTCTACGCGCACCACTCCGCCGTGCAAGGTAACGCGACCATGGCGTCCGTCTTgctccggccgtcgtcgttctcCCGCCCGCTGCTGACGTCGTTCCGGCTCATCGGCGGCGGGCTTGACCggtgcgccggccggcgggtGTACATGTACGAGCTCCCGCCGCGGTTCAACGCCGAGCTCGTCCGCGACTGCAGGCTGTACTCGAGGTCCATGGACGTGTGCAAGCTCGTCGTGAACGACGGGTTCGGCCCGGCGCTCCCCGGCGGAGGCGCGCTGCCGGAGCGGGACGTGTACGACACCGACCAGTACATGCTGGCGCTGATCTACCACGCGCGGATGCGGCGGTACGAGTGCCTCAccggcgacgcggccgccgccgacgcggtgTTCGTCCCGTTCTACGCCGGGTTCGACGCGGCGATGAACCTGATGAAGAGCGACCTCGCGGCGCGCGACGCGCTGCCGCGGCAGCTCGCCGAGTGGCTggtgcggcggccggagtggcgCGCCATGGGCGGGCGCGACCACTTCATGGTCGCCGCGCGCCCCGTCTGGGACTTctaccgcggcggcgacgacgggtgGGGCAACGCGCTGCTCACCTACCCGGCGATCCGCAACACGACGGTGCTCACCGTCGAGGCCAACCCGTGGAGGGGCATCGACTTTGGCGTGCCGTTCCCGTCCCACTTCCACCCGACCTCCGACGCCGACGTGCTCCGGTGGCAGGAccggatgcggcggcgcggccgccggtgGCTCTGGGCGTtcgccggcgcgccgcggcCCGGGAGCACCAAGACGGTGCGCGCCCAGATCATCGAGCAGTgcaccgcgtcgccgtcctgCACCCACTTCGGGAGCTCGCCGGGGCACTACAACTCGCCGGGGCGGATCATGGAGCTCCTCGAGTCCGCCGCGTTCTGCGTCCAGCCGCGCGGCGACTCCTACACCCGCAAGTCGACGTTCGACTCCATGCTCGCCGGCTGCATCCCGGTGTTCCTCCACCCGGCGTCGGCGTACACCCAGTACACGTGGCACCTGCCGAGGGACTACCGGAGCTACTCGGTGTTCGTCCCCCACAccgacgtcgtcgccggcggccggaacGCGAGCATCGAGGCGGCGCTGAGGAGGatcccggcggcgacggtggcgaggaTGCGGGAGGAGGTGATCCGGCTGATCCCGAGGATCACGTACAGGGACCCCGCGGCGACGCTGGTGACGTTCCGGGACGCGTtcgacgtcgccgtcgacgccgtgcTCGACCgcgtggcgaggcggcggcgcgccgccgccgaggggaGGGAGTACGTGGACGTGTTCGACGGGCACGACAGCTGGAAGCACAACCTGCTCGACGACGGACAGACGCAGATCGGCCCGCACGAGTTTGATCCATACCTGTAG
- the LOC107276516 gene encoding siderophore biosynthesis regulatory protein URBS1, giving the protein MVVVDGLHDGGGGDLQALLDDAGVDDVAARGGGEVEEEVERPSNEDAFPAVEKMATAAAAKGLQCRHCGTTETPQWRHGPEGHRTLCNACSMRYRSGKLVPEYRPLRSPTFSPELHSNRHHRVLQLRRRPGPQSAAPSPAAVARYGGEAKEEEEELAWVSNKDAFATVETTMAPSPRVVETPPEHDHRPANTPTTSPEPHSDRPRRVVQLPRRLQEPSASANLAHAVAATARAGRECAHCGTTKTPAWRLGPDSRRKLCNACGNKYRSGQLNSTTFSQNSQEQKKKSKSSACSRERKRSAVAATVVVGGGLRDDAAAIADEHLDGGDLQALLDDVALDDVAARGGGDAGEAKEEEEELEWLSNKDAFPTVETMSPAPPENRTKAPVPPAGWQCRHCGSTETPLWRERDGPAEAEHVRKEETPPNITPATKHRRIVDLLRCSTALNTAAKAVERRCTHCGTTKTPAWLSGPDSRGKLCNACGKQYRKGRLVPEYRPLNCPTFSPELHSNAHAHRRRRESPVAIAIAGEK; this is encoded by the exons atggtggtggtcgACGGgctccacgacggcggcggcggtgacctcCAGGCCTTGCTGGATGACGCG GGGGTGGATGATGTCGCGgcaaggggcggcggcgaggtagaggaggaggtggagcggCCGTCGAACGAGGACGCGTTCCCGGCGGTGGAGAAgatggcgacggcagcggcggcgaaggggttGCAGTGCCGGCACTGCGGGACGACGGAGACGCCGCAGTGGCGCCATGGCCCGGAGGGCCACCGCACGCTGTGCAACGCGTGCAGCATGCGCTACCGGAGCGGCAAGCTGGTGCCGGAGTACCGGCCGCTGAGGAGCCCGAcgttctcgccggagcttcactCCAACAGGCACCACCGCGTCCTCCAGCTGCGCCGCCGACCGGGGCCCCAGTCAGCCGCCCCGTCccccgcggcggtggcgaggtacggcggcgaggcgaaggaggaggaagaggagctgGCATGGGTGTCGAACAAGGACGCGTTCGCGACGGTGGAGACCACCatggcgccgtcgccgcgggtGGTGGAGACACCACCGGAACACGACCACCGGCCGGCGAACACCCCGACCACCTCTCCAGAGCCGCACTCCGACAGACCCCGCCGCGTCGTCCAGCTACCTCGCCGCCTGCAGGAGCCATCCGCATCAGCCAACCTCGCCCATgcagtggcggcgacggcgagggcggggCGAGAGTGCGCGCACTGCGGGACGACGAAGACGCCGGCGTGGCGCCTTGGCCCGGACAGCCGCCGCAAGCTGTGCAACGCGTGCGGCAACAAGTACCGGAGCGGCCAGCTGAACAGCACGACCTTCTCCCAGAATTCCCAAGaacagaagaagaagagcaagaGCTCGGCGTGTTCCAGGGAGAGGAAGcgatcggcggtggcggcgacggtggtggtgggtggtggtctccgtgacgacgcggcggcgatcgCGGACGAacacctcgacggcggcgacctccaGGCCTTGTTGGATGACGTG GCGTTGGATGACGTCGCGGCgaggggtggcggcgacgccggcgaggcgaaggaggaagaagaggagctgGAGTGGCTGTCGAACAAGGACGCGTTCCCGACGGTGGAGAcgatgtcgccggcgccgccggagaaCCGAACGAAGGCGCCCGTGCCGCCGGCGGGGTGGCAGTGCCGGCACTGCGGGTCGACGGAGACGCCGCTGTGGCGCGAGCGCGACGgcccggcggaggcggagcacgTGAGGAAGGAGGAGACACCACCGAACATCACCCCGGCAACCAAACACCGCCGCATCGTCGACCTCCTCCGCTGCTCCACTGCTCTTAacacggcggcgaaggcggtggagcgGCGGTGCACGCACTGCGGGACGACGAAGACGCCGGCGTGGCTGAGTGGTCCGGACAGCCGCGGCAAGCTGTGCAACGCGTGCGGGAAGCAGTACAGGAAAGGTCGGCTGGTGCCGGAGTACCGGCCTCTCAACTGTCCGACCTTCTCGCCGGAGCTGCACTCCAACGCACACGcacaccgccgtcgccgagagtcgccggtcgccatcgccatcgccggcgagaAGTGA